From the Armatimonadota bacterium genome, the window TCGGTGAAGAAAATCTGCAACGATTGCAAAATCATACGGCGTCGGGGTGTGGTTCGGGTTATCTGCAAAAAGAACCCGAAGCACAAGCAGCGTCAGGGGTAAGGAGGCAGTACGTTGGCACGCATTGCTGGTGTAGATTTGCCACGAGATAAGAAGATCGAGTACGCCCTGCCGTACATCTACGGCATCGGGCTGTCCAGTGCGCGCAAGATACTGGCGCAGTGCGGCATAGACCCTTCCACCCGTGTGCGCCAGCTCACGGAGGGTGAGATTAGCCGTCTGCGTGAGGTAATTGACCGCGAGTATCGCGTGGAAGGCGAGCTCCGCCGCGAGGTACAG encodes:
- a CDS encoding 30S ribosomal protein S13, with the protein product MARIAGVDLPRDKKIEYALPYIYGIGLSSARKILAQCGIDPSTRVRQLTEGEISRLREVIDREYRVEGELRREVQQNIRRLIEIGCYRGLRHRRGLPVRGQRTRTNARTRKGPRRTVGTKRKKK